In Methanococcoides sp. LMO-2, a single window of DNA contains:
- the mobA gene encoding molybdenum cofactor guanylyltransferase — MTLSALILAGGRGRRLGNMEKALMNCDGRSLLERTINILDDIVDEVLVSVRDEEQEKEFEAYACGKQMVRDSYSDIGPLAGILEGFRAAKGEYIFVTACDMPFIDPKVVEFMFRCAEDHDAAVPLRSDGSMEPLCGVYRVEPMLPLIEMSIASGKRFILAPVFELDDVVGVEMENIREIDPELKTFININTFDDMDELDICQDG, encoded by the coding sequence ATGACATTATCTGCACTTATCCTTGCAGGCGGACGCGGCAGGCGTCTCGGGAATATGGAAAAGGCCCTGATGAACTGTGATGGAAGATCTTTACTGGAGCGTACCATCAACATACTTGATGATATCGTTGATGAGGTTCTGGTCTCTGTCAGGGATGAAGAGCAGGAAAAAGAGTTTGAAGCGTATGCCTGTGGCAAGCAAATGGTCCGGGACAGCTATTCTGACATCGGTCCCCTCGCAGGAATTCTCGAGGGTTTCAGGGCAGCAAAAGGAGAGTATATCTTTGTGACTGCCTGTGACATGCCTTTCATTGATCCTAAGGTTGTAGAGTTCATGTTCCGCTGTGCAGAAGACCATGATGCGGCAGTGCCGCTTCGTTCGGACGGATCAATGGAGCCATTGTGCGGTGTCTATCGTGTTGAACCGATGCTGCCTTTGATAGAGATGTCGATAGCTTCAGGCAAGAGGTTCATACTTGCTCCTGTGTTTGAACTGGACGATGTTGTGGGCGTTGAAATGGAGAATATCCGTGAGATCGATCCTGAGTTAAAAACTTTTATTAATATCAACACGTTTGATGATATGGATGAACTGGACATCTGCCAGGACGGTTGA
- the trxB gene encoding thioredoxin-disulfide reductase, whose amino-acid sequence MVYDLIIVGGGPGALSAGIYAVRYGLDTLVLEKGFVSGQISTTGDVENYPGFISIKGMDLMEKFSEHAKAAGVVVENREVIGVKSDGDHKIVTTDSGDLKAISVIIATGAKPRHLGVPGEEEFRGKGVSYCATCDGPFFKDRNVIVVGGGESAITDSLILADRAASVCVVHRRNELRASQVLQERAFGKPNIEFSWNTILEEIIGDSVVREVALRNTSTNEEWRSLIDGVFIYVGNEPNTEFVDVEKDGYGFIVTDERMATSEDGIFAVGDCRKTVLRQVITAASDGAIAAYEAYEYVSAMKSKGE is encoded by the coding sequence GTGGTCTATGATCTTATTATTGTAGGCGGTGGTCCCGGTGCTCTTTCTGCCGGCATCTATGCAGTACGCTACGGATTGGACACGCTGGTACTTGAGAAAGGATTCGTAAGTGGACAGATATCAACCACCGGTGATGTTGAAAACTATCCGGGTTTCATCTCAATAAAAGGCATGGACCTGATGGAAAAGTTCTCCGAACATGCGAAAGCAGCCGGTGTGGTAGTGGAGAATAGGGAGGTTATTGGAGTAAAGTCCGATGGTGATCATAAGATCGTTACAACGGATTCCGGGGATCTGAAAGCAATTAGTGTAATAATAGCTACGGGGGCAAAACCACGGCATCTTGGGGTTCCGGGAGAAGAGGAGTTCCGTGGAAAAGGCGTTTCCTATTGTGCTACCTGTGATGGTCCTTTCTTTAAGGATCGCAATGTAATAGTTGTAGGTGGAGGAGAATCTGCAATTACAGATTCATTGATCCTTGCCGATCGTGCAGCTTCTGTCTGTGTAGTACATCGCAGGAATGAGCTTCGGGCTTCACAGGTATTGCAGGAGAGGGCATTTGGAAAGCCTAACATCGAATTCTCATGGAACACGATTCTTGAAGAGATCATCGGTGATTCCGTTGTCAGAGAGGTCGCTCTTAGAAATACCTCTACTAATGAGGAATGGAGAAGTCTCATTGATGGGGTCTTCATCTATGTTGGTAATGAGCCTAACACCGAATTTGTTGATGTTGAAAAAGACGGATATGGTTTCATTGTGACCGACGAGAGAATGGCTACCTCAGAAGATGGAATATTTGCAGTTGGTGACTGCAGGAAAACTGTCCTGCGTCAGGTGATCACTGCTGCCAGTGATGGTGCCATAGCAGCATATGAGGCTTATGAATACGTATCTGCTATGAAAAGCAAAGGCGAATAA
- a CDS encoding glutaredoxin family protein has translation MVKVILVHASWCHVCPAAKKLWNDLKSEHDFDYEEVDIDTPEGDELSEKYSIMSVPTTIIDGEIAFIGVPDKGEALSKIS, from the coding sequence ATGGTAAAAGTAATTCTTGTTCATGCTTCATGGTGTCACGTATGTCCTGCTGCTAAAAAGTTATGGAATGACCTTAAATCTGAACATGACTTTGATTATGAAGAAGTAGACATTGACACTCCGGAGGGTGATGAGCTCTCTGAAAAGTATTCAATAATGTCAGTTCCGACGACTATTATCGATGGTGAGATCGCTTTTATTGGTGTTCCTGATAAAGGTGAAGCGCTTTCAAAAATATCCTGA
- a CDS encoding MBL fold metallo-hydrolase produces the protein MKLGFKGGCKEVGRSAVTVNDEILVDYGIKPGENTLYPINDVRPKAVFVSHGHLDHCGAVANLMDMKPDIFMTPPTADLAHVLAKDTLSIAEREGRSAPYTGWELQQMTLCTKMIDYGVEFHTHGYTAQFYNAGHIPGSSAVYLEKEGKSIVYTGDINTLDTRLVPTAEELPKATALITESTYFNEDHPSRKETEREFIDSLKDTLDMGGNVLIPAFGIGRTQEILMLLSDYGIPCYVDGMGVGIYKLLMKHPDYLKNPTHLKHAFDKAIFVRGRKRQSVSLHGSVIVTTAGMLNGGPVLYYLNQLYKDPNSKIMLTGYQVEDTNGRMLLDTGIIDNDGVIQQVRMKVEQYDFSGHCGDRELKQLVKDFCDKGGERVFTMHGENAEEFAEWVTEEIGVEGYAPANGEEITI, from the coding sequence ATGAAACTGGGATTCAAAGGCGGTTGTAAGGAAGTCGGACGTTCTGCAGTTACTGTGAATGACGAGATACTGGTCGATTACGGGATCAAGCCGGGGGAAAATACACTCTACCCAATAAACGATGTCCGTCCTAAAGCTGTTTTTGTTTCACACGGCCATCTGGACCACTGTGGTGCTGTTGCAAACCTCATGGACATGAAACCAGATATTTTTATGACACCACCAACTGCGGATCTTGCACATGTACTGGCAAAGGACACCCTTTCAATAGCAGAAAGGGAAGGTAGGTCCGCACCATACACCGGCTGGGAACTCCAGCAGATGACACTGTGCACTAAAATGATAGATTATGGTGTGGAATTCCATACCCACGGGTACACCGCCCAGTTCTATAATGCAGGTCACATTCCCGGCTCTTCAGCAGTATATCTTGAAAAGGAAGGGAAGAGCATAGTCTATACAGGTGATATCAATACCCTCGATACAAGGCTTGTTCCCACAGCAGAAGAACTTCCAAAGGCAACTGCCCTCATAACAGAAAGCACATACTTCAATGAAGACCATCCTTCCAGGAAGGAGACCGAGAGAGAATTCATCGACTCCCTGAAGGATACGCTGGACATGGGAGGAAATGTCCTTATCCCTGCTTTTGGCATCGGAAGAACACAGGAAATACTCATGCTCCTGAGTGACTATGGAATTCCCTGCTATGTGGACGGAATGGGAGTAGGAATCTACAAGCTCCTGATGAAACATCCCGATTACCTGAAGAACCCCACACACCTGAAACATGCATTCGATAAGGCAATATTCGTCAGGGGCAGGAAAAGGCAAAGTGTTTCACTCCACGGTTCAGTGATAGTAACAACTGCCGGAATGCTCAATGGCGGACCCGTACTTTACTACCTCAACCAGCTATACAAGGATCCGAATTCCAAGATCATGCTTACAGGATACCAGGTAGAGGACACCAACGGAAGGATGCTTCTGGACACCGGCATCATTGACAACGATGGAGTTATCCAGCAAGTCCGCATGAAGGTCGAACAGTATGATTTTTCAGGCCACTGCGGTGACCGCGAGCTCAAGCAGCTTGTAAAGGATTTCTGTGACAAAGGTGGAGAAAGGGTCTTCACAATGCACGGAGAGAACGCTGAGGAATTTGCTGAGTGGGTCACTGAAGAGATCGGTGTGGAAGGATATGCGCCGGCCAACGGTGAAGAAATTACGATCTAA
- a CDS encoding archaellin/type IV pilin N-terminal domain-containing protein — protein MKANNKHLMKKDERAQVGIGTLIIFIAMVLVAAVAAAVLIQTSGVLQERASSTGQQAAQEVSSNMMIKSIEGVRSADAGGNLSDSVDLLKVKVALNIGSSDIDLNQVVITVTDGVTTNDLVYAGNEKTYVTDMDSLDTANATASMVALLEGNTTDIGDNGKYFFTVEKIRDEDESFSQESPIMNQGDLVTIYISTAATDATSNTVVGDVSVTELKDTGITIEPRSELSILLTPEAGSSTTASFTAPSFGVDTNIGLYP, from the coding sequence ATGAAAGCAAACAACAAACATCTGATGAAAAAAGATGAGCGTGCACAGGTAGGTATCGGCACACTTATTATCTTCATCGCAATGGTATTGGTAGCCGCAGTCGCTGCCGCAGTATTGATCCAGACATCTGGAGTTCTCCAGGAAAGAGCATCATCAACCGGCCAGCAGGCTGCTCAGGAAGTATCATCCAACATGATGATCAAGAGTATTGAGGGTGTAAGATCAGCTGATGCTGGTGGCAACCTCTCTGATTCCGTAGATCTTCTTAAAGTCAAAGTCGCACTCAATATTGGTAGCTCTGACATAGACCTTAACCAGGTTGTTATCACTGTAACAGACGGTGTTACTACAAACGATCTTGTCTATGCTGGTAACGAAAAAACATATGTTACTGATATGGATAGTCTTGACACAGCAAACGCTACAGCAAGTATGGTTGCACTGCTTGAAGGCAACACAACTGATATTGGTGACAACGGCAAATACTTCTTCACTGTTGAAAAGATAAGAGATGAGGATGAGTCATTCTCACAGGAAAGCCCTATTATGAACCAAGGGGATCTTGTTACAATCTACATATCAACTGCAGCAACTGATGCAACCAGTAACACTGTTGTTGGTGACGTATCTGTAACAGAACTTAAAGACACTGGTATTACGATTGAGCCAAGATCAGAACTCAGCATACTGCTGACACCTGAAGCAGGTTCATCAACCACTGCTTCATTCACTGCACCATCCTTCGGTGTAGACACAAACATCGGACTTTACCCATAA
- a CDS encoding CbbQ/NirQ/NorQ/GpvN family protein encodes MTDIICSQQRVEECVIKEEPYYVPVGNEVEVFRVAYENKLPVSLKGPTGCGKTRFIEYMAYHLGRPLITISCHEDLTANDLIGRFLIKGESTEWNDGPLTAALKSGAICYLDEFVEARMDTRVVIHPLTDDRRIMPIEKLGIVLQAPPEFMLAISYNPGYQSVLKDLKQSTRQRFVSIDFDYPPAELEATIVAHESGVDEDTARTLVDIGHRIRNFKQHGLEEGVSTRLLIYAGMLINSGIEPREACRVAMIKPITDDNDLQKSIDEIISAIME; translated from the coding sequence ATGACCGATATTATCTGTTCCCAGCAGCGTGTTGAAGAATGCGTTATCAAAGAAGAGCCATATTACGTTCCTGTGGGAAATGAGGTAGAGGTGTTCAGGGTTGCTTATGAGAACAAGCTGCCTGTGAGCCTTAAAGGACCAACAGGTTGCGGGAAAACACGTTTTATCGAATACATGGCCTACCATCTGGGAAGGCCCCTTATTACCATCTCGTGCCACGAGGATCTCACAGCTAACGATCTCATTGGAAGGTTCCTCATAAAAGGCGAAAGCACCGAATGGAACGACGGTCCCCTTACCGCTGCCCTGAAAAGCGGTGCCATCTGCTACCTTGACGAGTTCGTTGAGGCAAGGATGGATACAAGGGTAGTGATCCACCCACTGACGGATGACAGGCGGATCATGCCCATTGAGAAGCTTGGTATCGTACTTCAGGCGCCACCCGAGTTCATGCTGGCGATCTCCTACAATCCGGGCTACCAGAGCGTGCTGAAGGACCTGAAGCAGAGTACAAGGCAGAGATTCGTTTCCATTGATTTTGACTACCCGCCGGCAGAACTTGAGGCCACCATCGTTGCCCATGAGAGCGGTGTGGATGAGGATACTGCCCGGACCCTTGTGGATATCGGACATCGCATACGCAATTTCAAGCAGCATGGCCTTGAGGAAGGGGTAAGCACACGTTTGCTCATATATGCAGGCATGCTGATCAATTCAGGCATAGAACCTCGTGAAGCATGCAGGGTTGCCATGATAAAACCGATCACTGATGACAATGATCTACAGAAAAGCATCGATGAGATCATATCAGCTATCATGGAGTGA
- a CDS encoding DNA topoisomerase I codes for MHLIIAEKHIAAKRIAAILAPKKPKQVRVSGMDTYEFKDEDRTVVMGLSGHIVQLDFPKAYNNWQKVESKELIDADVITTPTHVKIVNALKKLGKEATHVTIATDYDREGELIGVEALEIIKKVNPEVDFDRVFYSAITKKEIDDAFANPAAIDFNLADAGHSRQVIDLVWGASLTRYLSISAGRLGKLFLSVGRVQSPTLALIVDKEKERQAFVPKPYWEIYATLRDKSGELFNIQHKTQKFWDRGEAEKVMDIIGDNATVSSVVRSKKKDKPPTPFNTTEFIGAASSIGYSAANAMRIAESLYTSGFISYPRTDNTVYPESIDLRAQIEVFKKGTFKEYAEKLLAKDKLVPTRGKKETTDHPPIYPASLAKKSELNDQEWKLYELVVRRFFATFAEEAEWETLKVRFDIEGEEFKANGARLLHAGWRWYYPYNAPQDRLLPALEEGDVLSIKGKEMLDKETQPPGRYGQGRLIKLMEELGLGTKATRHDIISKLYSRAYVHGNPLQPTKTAFAVVEALEKYAPTITKHDMTSKLEEDMDSIAEGEIQEENVLTESRKMLHDVFAEFEENTEKISESLRAGLREDKVIGICKECGSKLMVRRSKRGSRFIGCDGYPDCNFSLPLPKSGQVIVTDKVCEEHGINHIKIINPGKRPWDLGCPQCNFIEWKKTQEEEKRKQPESPKPEKITDVPGIGKVTAKKLEDAGVSTVDELEEVNARELSKSTGISVGKIMKWQEAIA; via the coding sequence ATGCATCTTATCATAGCAGAAAAGCACATTGCAGCCAAAAGGATAGCAGCCATCCTTGCACCTAAGAAACCAAAGCAGGTCCGTGTCAGCGGAATGGACACCTATGAGTTCAAGGACGAGGACAGGACAGTTGTTATGGGTCTTAGCGGACACATTGTACAGCTGGACTTCCCTAAAGCATACAACAACTGGCAGAAAGTAGAGTCAAAGGAGCTCATCGATGCAGATGTCATTACCACACCTACCCACGTAAAGATCGTGAATGCCCTTAAAAAACTGGGAAAGGAAGCAACTCACGTAACCATTGCTACTGACTACGACAGGGAAGGAGAGCTTATTGGTGTCGAAGCACTGGAGATCATCAAGAAAGTGAATCCGGAAGTTGACTTTGACCGTGTGTTCTACAGTGCGATCACAAAGAAGGAGATCGATGATGCATTTGCAAATCCTGCAGCCATTGACTTCAATCTTGCTGATGCAGGTCATTCCAGACAGGTCATTGACCTGGTGTGGGGTGCATCGCTCACAAGATACCTTTCAATTTCAGCAGGCAGGCTGGGCAAGCTTTTCCTCTCCGTAGGAAGGGTTCAGTCACCAACACTTGCACTGATCGTTGACAAGGAAAAGGAAAGGCAGGCCTTTGTCCCGAAACCATACTGGGAGATCTATGCAACCCTCAGGGACAAGAGTGGAGAGCTCTTCAATATCCAGCACAAGACCCAGAAGTTCTGGGACAGGGGAGAGGCTGAAAAGGTAATGGACATCATAGGTGACAATGCAACTGTTTCCTCAGTTGTCAGGTCGAAGAAGAAGGACAAGCCACCTACGCCGTTCAACACCACCGAATTCATCGGAGCTGCAAGTTCTATCGGTTATAGTGCCGCTAATGCCATGAGGATCGCAGAATCGCTCTATACAAGCGGTTTCATTTCATATCCGAGAACTGACAACACAGTTTATCCGGAATCCATTGACCTGCGAGCACAGATCGAGGTATTCAAGAAAGGCACTTTCAAGGAATATGCTGAAAAACTGCTCGCAAAGGACAAGCTCGTACCGACCCGTGGTAAGAAAGAGACCACCGACCACCCTCCTATCTATCCTGCATCCCTTGCAAAGAAGAGCGAGCTCAACGACCAGGAATGGAAGCTCTACGAACTGGTGGTCAGAAGGTTCTTTGCTACCTTTGCTGAAGAAGCAGAGTGGGAGACCCTGAAGGTCAGGTTCGACATCGAAGGTGAGGAGTTCAAGGCTAACGGTGCAAGACTGCTTCATGCCGGATGGAGATGGTACTACCCATACAATGCTCCACAGGACAGGCTTCTACCTGCACTTGAAGAAGGTGATGTGCTCAGCATAAAGGGCAAGGAAATGCTGGACAAGGAGACACAGCCACCTGGAAGATACGGACAGGGAAGACTTATCAAGCTCATGGAAGAGCTGGGACTTGGAACAAAGGCAACACGTCACGATATCATCAGCAAGCTCTATTCAAGGGCATACGTCCACGGTAACCCGCTCCAGCCTACAAAAACGGCTTTTGCAGTGGTAGAGGCGCTCGAGAAATATGCCCCTACCATTACAAAACATGACATGACGAGCAAGCTGGAAGAGGACATGGACAGTATTGCTGAAGGCGAGATACAGGAAGAGAATGTCCTTACCGAATCAAGGAAGATGCTACATGATGTATTTGCCGAATTCGAGGAGAATACGGAAAAAATATCAGAATCTTTGCGTGCAGGCCTTCGCGAGGACAAGGTCATCGGTATCTGCAAGGAGTGTGGCTCAAAGCTTATGGTCAGGCGTTCAAAACGAGGTTCGAGGTTCATCGGTTGTGACGGTTACCCTGACTGTAATTTCTCATTGCCACTTCCAAAGAGCGGACAGGTCATTGTGACCGATAAAGTCTGTGAGGAGCATGGTATCAACCACATCAAGATCATAAATCCAGGTAAGCGACCATGGGATCTTGGTTGCCCTCAATGTAATTTCATCGAATGGAAGAAGACACAGGAAGAAGAGAAGCGCAAGCAGCCTGAAAGCCCGAAACCCGAGAAGATCACGGATGTTCCCGGCATCGGGAAAGTTACAGCTAAAAAGCTGGAGGATGCAGGCGTTTCAACTGTGGATGAACTTGAAGAGGTCAATGCCAGGGAACTTTCAAAGAGCACGGGAATATCCGTGGGAAAGATCATGAAATGGCAGGAAGCAATTGCATAA
- a CDS encoding serine/threonine-protein kinase RIO2 produces MIDDVLKVFRKLDSKDLRILTGIEIGMKNFEWVPLEEIRKYTKMNFDQLEYRLLRLFKSNMVVGTKTPYEGYQIYFDGYDALALNTFVKRESVSAIGEEIGVGKESVVHEAIREPELAIADPIPVIIKFHREGRTSFKRVKRVRDHLVDREHFSWIYAARLAAKREYDILQELYGKVSIPKPLDYNRHAIVMAPAKGSILVKTKLLEPVWVLDEILSQIKVVYSLGIIHSDLSEYNIFVSDEGVEFIDWPQYVTVDHPHADELLERDVFNVLTHFRRKYNLEKDMGEVLSFIKED; encoded by the coding sequence ATGATAGATGACGTACTCAAGGTTTTCAGGAAACTGGATAGTAAGGACCTTCGAATTCTGACCGGTATCGAGATCGGGATGAAAAATTTTGAATGGGTTCCTCTGGAAGAGATCCGCAAATATACCAAAATGAATTTCGATCAACTTGAGTACAGGCTTCTCAGGCTTTTTAAGTCCAATATGGTAGTGGGGACAAAAACTCCTTATGAAGGCTATCAGATCTATTTTGACGGCTACGATGCACTTGCACTTAACACATTCGTCAAAAGGGAAAGTGTCAGTGCCATAGGTGAAGAGATCGGTGTGGGCAAGGAATCAGTTGTCCATGAAGCCATCAGGGAACCCGAGCTTGCTATTGCAGATCCTATTCCTGTTATTATCAAGTTCCACAGGGAAGGCAGGACAAGCTTCAAGCGTGTAAAGAGGGTCCGTGACCACCTTGTTGACAGGGAGCATTTTTCCTGGATATATGCAGCACGTCTGGCTGCCAAAAGGGAATATGATATCCTTCAGGAATTATACGGCAAGGTTTCCATACCCAAACCCCTTGATTACAACAGGCATGCCATCGTCATGGCTCCTGCGAAGGGGAGTATCCTTGTAAAGACCAAACTTCTGGAACCGGTATGGGTCCTCGATGAGATCCTTTCACAGATCAAGGTCGTTTACTCTCTTGGGATCATACACTCAGACCTCAGTGAATACAACATCTTCGTCAGTGATGAAGGTGTGGAGTTCATAGACTGGCCACAATATGTTACAGTGGACCATCCACATGCAGATGAGCTGCTTGAGAGGGATGTGTTCAATGTGCTGACACATTTCAGGCGGAAATATAATCTGGAAAAGGACATGGGCGAGGTTCTCAGCTTTATAAAAGAAGACTGA
- a CDS encoding ferredoxin domain-containing protein produces the protein MKLNPESETIDMLAKSILVAARTAPKAKGKDDIVTALLEANDIEVLASSMEEMAEKKGEGFAFFKRDAQNVRNADAVILIGFKTEGVVGLNCGACGFESCKNMLEQSKVNVDFTGPNCSFKYIDMGIALGSAAAKAKDLCVDNRVMYSVGAGALAAGLLDADVVCGMPLSIKGKNLFFDRK, from the coding sequence ATGAAACTGAATCCTGAATCCGAAACTATTGATATGCTTGCAAAGTCGATACTTGTTGCAGCAAGGACAGCTCCTAAAGCCAAAGGGAAAGATGATATCGTGACAGCATTGCTGGAAGCGAACGATATTGAGGTACTTGCCTCTTCCATGGAAGAGATGGCAGAAAAGAAAGGCGAAGGTTTTGCTTTCTTCAAACGTGACGCACAGAACGTCCGCAATGCAGATGCAGTCATACTTATTGGCTTCAAGACCGAAGGTGTCGTAGGGCTCAACTGCGGAGCCTGTGGCTTTGAAAGCTGCAAGAACATGCTCGAGCAATCAAAAGTAAATGTTGATTTTACCGGACCTAACTGTTCTTTCAAATATATCGACATGGGCATTGCACTGGGAAGCGCTGCTGCAAAAGCAAAGGACCTCTGTGTGGACAACCGAGTGATGTACTCAGTGGGCGCAGGCGCACTGGCAGCCGGACTTCTGGACGCTGACGTCGTATGCGGGATGCCCCTCAGTATCAAGGGCAAGAACCTGTTCTTTGACAGGAAATAA
- a CDS encoding DUF460 domain-containing protein: MVIDSGVIFGIDIAKGSSRAKELPRYAVAVLKEGEITHHKMVRLPRILKMVREEHPEYIAVDNIFELAPGKKELVRFLEKLPQGVRLVQVTGGLHKKSLLHLAKENGLSFNQFDPNEEAETCARLASMGIGSEVSLFEDITKIKVSRARSLGRGGWSQNRYRRKVHGAVRERSREVEAILKKASKERGYTYDTRISKGFGGYVRAEFTVFARRDQVPVGSGSTADAQIRVSSVVRDKIQYTPLKKLKRRPTIVGIDPGTTVGIAILSFDGELQLLKSIRGISHDEVVKLIAEYGKPAVVATDVTPTPGAVEKIRRSFNAVINTPSTEISSEEKIALGRPYGYSNDHERDSLAAALYAYRNYKNMFSRVEKKAPPHLDLDQIKLYVIQGASIGEAIEKVSGVPVPAKKPVGPPKVIDEDAEERERKVSEKLKLKDSQISNLKDYVRELKKDLKSKDKRISKLELKLEKMREANHLEIRRDKEIEIRDHKISALKKDLRRSKKSLKRAHNDIRKLKQIRKMEIKGEGIPVKILPTFTREAILETKDRLGIKKGDVIFLEDASGGSTVTASMVVELGVRAVITSSSVTYAAEDVFFRANLPLLKNVRIQRVDDLAVVDPELLQKALDEWEKQAEIKRQEEKEKKLKHLVDEYRSERRRGLA; encoded by the coding sequence ATGGTTATTGATAGCGGGGTAATATTCGGCATCGACATAGCAAAAGGCTCCTCCCGGGCAAAGGAGCTGCCAAGGTACGCGGTCGCTGTGCTGAAAGAGGGGGAAATAACCCATCATAAAATGGTGCGTCTTCCACGCATCCTGAAGATGGTCCGTGAAGAGCATCCTGAATACATTGCAGTGGATAACATTTTCGAGCTCGCACCGGGAAAGAAGGAGCTTGTGCGATTCCTGGAGAAGCTTCCTCAAGGGGTCCGGCTTGTACAGGTCACAGGCGGTCTGCACAAGAAATCCCTGTTGCATCTTGCAAAGGAGAATGGATTGTCCTTCAACCAGTTCGATCCCAATGAAGAGGCGGAGACCTGTGCACGTTTAGCAAGTATGGGAATTGGTTCTGAAGTCTCCCTTTTTGAGGATATCACGAAGATCAAGGTGAGTCGTGCACGTTCCCTAGGGCGTGGAGGCTGGAGCCAGAACAGGTATCGTCGAAAGGTCCACGGTGCTGTGAGAGAAAGAAGCCGGGAGGTCGAAGCGATACTTAAAAAAGCCTCAAAAGAGCGTGGATACACGTATGATACCAGGATCTCAAAGGGATTCGGGGGCTATGTGCGTGCGGAGTTCACAGTATTTGCCAGGAGGGATCAGGTACCGGTTGGTTCCGGTTCCACAGCGGATGCCCAGATCCGTGTGAGCAGTGTGGTTCGTGACAAGATCCAGTATACTCCTTTGAAGAAGCTTAAGCGTCGTCCTACCATAGTGGGCATTGATCCCGGTACCACGGTGGGGATTGCTATACTATCTTTCGATGGTGAACTTCAGCTTTTGAAAAGTATTCGTGGGATCTCCCACGATGAAGTTGTCAAGCTTATAGCTGAATATGGTAAGCCTGCGGTCGTAGCTACGGATGTCACCCCGACACCGGGTGCTGTGGAGAAGATCAGGCGCAGTTTCAATGCTGTGATAAATACGCCTTCTACGGAAATATCCTCTGAGGAGAAGATCGCTCTTGGAAGGCCCTATGGTTATTCCAATGACCATGAGCGTGATTCCCTCGCAGCGGCCCTTTATGCTTACCGCAATTACAAGAACATGTTTTCGCGTGTTGAGAAGAAAGCACCTCCTCACCTGGATCTGGACCAGATAAAGCTGTATGTTATACAGGGCGCATCCATTGGCGAAGCCATAGAAAAGGTCTCTGGAGTACCGGTTCCAGCGAAGAAACCTGTTGGACCACCAAAGGTCATTGATGAAGATGCTGAAGAAAGGGAGAGGAAGGTTTCAGAGAAGCTTAAGCTAAAGGATAGCCAGATCAGCAATCTCAAAGATTATGTGCGTGAGCTCAAGAAGGACCTGAAATCAAAGGATAAGCGTATCTCAAAACTTGAACTCAAATTGGAGAAGATGAGGGAAGCCAACCATTTAGAGATCCGCAGGGACAAGGAGATCGAGATACGGGACCATAAGATCTCAGCCCTGAAAAAGGACTTGCGAAGGTCTAAGAAGTCATTAAAGAGGGCTCATAATGACATCAGGAAATTGAAGCAGATAAGGAAGATGGAGATCAAGGGTGAGGGAATCCCTGTAAAGATCCTTCCTACTTTTACTCGTGAGGCCATCCTGGAAACAAAGGATCGTCTTGGTATCAAGAAAGGGGATGTCATCTTCCTGGAGGATGCAAGCGGTGGCAGTACGGTGACAGCTTCGATGGTGGTTGAATTGGGAGTACGTGCAGTGATAACTTCCTCAAGTGTGACCTATGCTGCAGAAGATGTGTTCTTCAGGGCAAATCTGCCTCTGCTGAAAAATGTCAGGATACAGAGAGTTGACGATCTTGCAGTGGTCGATCCGGAACTTCTTCAGAAAGCTCTGGATGAGTGGGAGAAGCAGGCTGAGATAAAGCGTCAGGAAGAAAAAGAGAAGAAACTGAAGCACCTTGTAGATGAATACAGAAGTGAGAGGCGCAGGGGTCTTGCCTGA
- a CDS encoding DUF2111 domain-containing protein, which yields MICLKICQDSTSEDLKPIAEAVHSLLGIPTTIRSKNFHGIRMEKGQIIDDDYTGPVLEEVLEKNEVIRKVPMDGVYRGKAVVVVPIRSNDGELLGALGLVDLVAALDILSVFREYPDIVGEVEDAKKRMS from the coding sequence ATGATATGTTTGAAGATTTGTCAGGATTCTACTTCAGAGGATCTCAAGCCAATTGCAGAAGCAGTACATTCACTTCTTGGTATCCCTACTACTATAAGAAGCAAGAACTTCCATGGGATCAGGATGGAGAAGGGCCAGATCATTGATGATGATTATACCGGTCCTGTTCTGGAAGAGGTTCTGGAAAAGAATGAAGTAATCAGGAAAGTTCCTATGGACGGTGTTTATAGAGGCAAGGCCGTGGTGGTGGTTCCTATAAGGTCTAACGATGGTGAACTGTTGGGTGCTCTTGGCCTAGTGGATCTAGTAGCAGCTCTTGATATTCTCTCTGTTTTCCGTGAATATCCTGACATAGTGGGTGAAGTTGAGGACGCTAAAAAGCGTATGTCATGA